The Candidatus Acidulodesulfobacterium acidiphilum genome contains a region encoding:
- a CDS encoding metal-dependent hydrolase: MIRITHLAGGVLVSAAYIDLANIPYDKTLPFYFFAGLAGSVLPDIDLIMGRRTDTSVMLKHRGITHTFLFVVLCIIGIKLAELYSGGGFLVSPGMIFVFVLCVLSHFALDTLNYEGILLLWPLSGRRFALRLIKAGSFAEFVLVLLPLSILAALLIYKLNFFGGLHGLRFMEIRRF; the protein is encoded by the coding sequence ATGATTCGTATAACGCATTTAGCCGGCGGGGTTTTGGTTTCCGCCGCTTATATCGATTTAGCCAATATTCCTTACGATAAAACCCTTCCTTTTTATTTTTTTGCGGGACTTGCCGGTTCCGTTCTTCCAGACATCGACCTTATTATGGGACGCAGGACTGATACGAGCGTAATGCTGAAGCACAGAGGTATTACGCACACGTTTCTTTTTGTAGTTTTGTGCATTATAGGAATTAAACTAGCCGAACTTTATTCGGGAGGCGGGTTTTTAGTTTCGCCGGGAATGATATTTGTTTTTGTCCTATGCGTCCTGTCGCACTTTGCGCTGGATACGTTAAATTACGAAGGAATACTCCTTTTATGGCCGTTGTCAGGCAGGCGGTTCGCCTTACGTCTCATAAAAGCCGGAAGCTTCGCTGAATTCGTTTTGGTGCTTCTGCCGCTTTCTATTCTTGCCGCTTTATTAATCTATAAATTAAATTTTTTCGGAGGGTTGCATGGCTTACGATTCATGGAAATACGAAGGTTCTAA
- a CDS encoding DsbA family protein: MKNILFFLTFLFFLPVLSSRAYSYVLGNAGSNVKIVEYSDYECPWCRKFELKTFPYIYKNFVKKGYIEWDFRDYPLIALHPLSFKAAEYAGCSGNEYLLVRFKLFEYQKKWDSSGDFSFLNKYVGHYRYSKIKSCAENGLDKSYIESEIKKGEELGIHATPSFAVYKNGRLFKVVNGYRGSGYWYNTLTFLLER, translated from the coding sequence ATGAAAAATATTTTATTTTTTTTAACATTTTTATTTTTTTTGCCGGTTCTGTCTTCAAGAGCGTATTCTTACGTTCTCGGCAATGCCGGCTCTAACGTAAAAATAGTCGAATACTCCGACTACGAGTGTCCCTGGTGCCGCAAGTTCGAACTAAAAACCTTTCCTTATATATATAAAAATTTCGTCAAAAAAGGATATATAGAGTGGGATTTCAGGGATTATCCTTTAATCGCCCTGCACCCTCTCTCGTTCAAGGCCGCCGAATACGCCGGATGTTCCGGAAACGAGTATCTCCTCGTAAGGTTTAAGCTGTTCGAATATCAAAAAAAATGGGACAGTTCCGGCGATTTCTCTTTTTTAAATAAATACGTTGGGCATTATAGGTATTCGAAGATAAAATCTTGTGCCGAAAACGGACTCGACAAATCCTACATCGAATCCGAAATAAAAAAAGGAGAGGAACTCGGCATTCACGCTACTCCGAGTTTCGCCGTATATAAAAACGGACGTCTCTTTAAAGTCGTAAACGGCTACAGAGGATCCGGTTACTGGTATAACACTTTAACTTTTTTGCTTGAAAGATAG